The Agarilytica rhodophyticola genome has a window encoding:
- a CDS encoding FMN-binding glutamate synthase family protein: MDLLHTIAANVIEWSALTLLFVIGLGILYLVIIYIIDVTQTKQTIRRNYPVVGRFRYVFEHLGEFFRQYFFAMDREELPFNRAERSWAYRAAKKVDTTIAFGSTRPLDNEGDVIFLNCPFPTLDEEAVDPQPITIGGDSAQQPFTTSSILNISGMSYGAISRPAVTALSKGAKEAGIWMNTGEGGLSPYHLQGGCDLVYQIGTAKYGVRDKDGNLSDDKLKAVASHEQVKMFEIKMSQGAKPGKGGILPGGKVTKEIADIRGIHVGQDSISPNGHRDIHNVDDLLNMINRVRDVTGKPVGFKMVVGSLRFFDDLCAAILRRGAKSAPDFITIDSADGGTGAAPQPLMDYVGMNIKESLPLVIDIITRYGLRDRIKFIASGKLITPGKVAWALSVGADFCVSARGFMFSLGCIQALQCNKNTCPTGITTHKKDLQRGLVAEEKAVRVANYAKKIVYGVGLIAHSCGVKQPRALSRHHVRVIENSGRSSMLSDLYPVPEIDQNLIAVKSL, from the coding sequence GTGGATTTATTACATACTATTGCGGCAAATGTTATTGAATGGAGTGCTTTAACTTTGTTGTTTGTTATAGGTTTAGGGATCTTGTACCTTGTGATCATTTATATTATTGATGTCACGCAAACTAAACAAACTATCCGCCGCAATTATCCTGTAGTGGGGCGTTTTAGATATGTCTTTGAGCACTTGGGTGAATTTTTTCGGCAATACTTTTTTGCTATGGATAGAGAGGAATTGCCCTTTAATCGTGCCGAGCGTTCATGGGCGTATCGAGCGGCAAAGAAGGTGGATACCACCATTGCCTTTGGTTCCACACGTCCCTTGGATAATGAAGGTGATGTCATTTTTCTTAACTGTCCTTTTCCTACTTTAGATGAAGAAGCCGTTGATCCACAGCCGATTACCATCGGTGGTGATTCTGCACAACAACCCTTCACTACAAGTTCCATACTCAATATTTCCGGTATGAGTTATGGTGCCATTTCTCGCCCAGCTGTAACAGCCTTATCTAAAGGTGCAAAAGAGGCGGGGATATGGATGAATACAGGGGAGGGAGGACTTTCGCCATATCATCTACAAGGGGGTTGCGATCTCGTTTATCAAATTGGCACGGCGAAATATGGTGTTCGCGATAAAGACGGCAATCTCAGCGATGACAAACTCAAAGCTGTTGCCAGTCATGAACAAGTTAAGATGTTTGAGATTAAAATGAGCCAAGGTGCAAAGCCTGGTAAAGGCGGTATTCTTCCTGGCGGTAAAGTCACTAAGGAAATTGCAGATATTCGCGGCATTCATGTAGGGCAGGATTCCATTAGCCCCAATGGTCATCGCGATATTCATAATGTTGACGATTTATTGAATATGATAAATCGTGTCCGAGATGTAACTGGCAAGCCTGTTGGCTTTAAAATGGTGGTTGGCAGTTTGCGTTTTTTTGATGATTTGTGTGCAGCAATCCTCCGTCGTGGAGCTAAATCCGCGCCGGACTTTATTACTATTGATAGCGCTGATGGCGGCACTGGTGCGGCCCCTCAACCACTAATGGATTATGTGGGGATGAATATTAAAGAAAGCTTACCTTTAGTGATTGATATCATCACCCGCTATGGTTTACGAGATAGAATCAAATTTATTGCCTCTGGTAAATTAATTACACCTGGTAAGGTTGCGTGGGCATTGAGTGTTGGGGCGGACTTCTGTGTTTCTGCTCGAGGATTTATGTTCTCCCTAGGATGTATTCAGGCGTTGCAATGCAATAAAAATACCTGCCCCACAGGTATTACTACCCATAAAAAAGATTTACAACGAGGCTTAGTTGCCGAAGAAAAAGCTGTCCGCGTTGCCAACTACGCTAAGAAAATTGTCTATGGTGTCG